From Methanocella paludicola SANAE, a single genomic window includes:
- the frhA gene encoding coenzyme F420 hydrogenase subunit alpha, which yields MSQVVVSPTTRHEGHSKLVLEVDDSGIVTQGNYLSITPVRGFEKFITGKPMEFAPVASSRFCGICPITHSTASVECIERALGIIPPKDGLVIRQLANMGNKLHSHPLHQLLILPDFVKDPNASLAATVRIQKMRKIGQGIVDITGGEAIHAPNFRIGGMQKNMSEAAKRKIIEMLNQYEPIMKEHVDFMVNTLKGNTEVPKKLGVHDRELMATDLNYGNSDLFETEYFYRFSEITPKSYYPGDIGMEACTSVPMIGGRTVEGGPRARMMRFKSFGAKDCGDFDPRGAMAINIARAMEIPIALARARELIQQLDTTKETLKKPPESGGDGKTLGVGANEAPRGVNVHTAKVKDGKITYYNCLVATTWNIPTIGKATEGQHYKWAEYVVRAYDPCVSCATHMIVVDEEGKLVDEAMI from the coding sequence TTGAGTCAAGTAGTAGTATCACCGACAACTCGACATGAAGGACACTCAAAACTCGTCCTTGAAGTTGATGACAGCGGGATCGTGACCCAGGGTAACTACCTGAGCATAACGCCCGTCAGAGGATTTGAAAAGTTTATTACGGGAAAGCCAATGGAGTTCGCCCCCGTCGCGTCGTCCAGGTTCTGCGGCATCTGCCCCATAACCCACTCGACCGCGTCCGTGGAGTGCATTGAGAGAGCTCTCGGCATCATCCCGCCAAAGGACGGCCTTGTCATAAGGCAATTAGCGAACATGGGCAACAAGCTGCACAGCCACCCGCTCCACCAGCTGCTCATCCTGCCGGACTTCGTCAAGGACCCGAACGCGTCGCTCGCGGCGACCGTCCGCATCCAGAAGATGAGGAAGATCGGCCAGGGCATCGTCGACATCACCGGAGGAGAGGCAATCCACGCCCCGAACTTCCGGATCGGCGGCATGCAGAAGAACATGTCTGAAGCGGCAAAGCGCAAGATCATCGAGATGCTGAACCAGTACGAGCCCATCATGAAGGAGCACGTCGACTTCATGGTAAACACGCTCAAGGGTAACACCGAAGTGCCTAAGAAGCTGGGCGTCCACGACCGTGAGCTCATGGCCACGGACCTCAACTATGGTAACTCCGATCTCTTCGAGACCGAGTACTTCTACAGGTTCAGCGAGATCACCCCCAAGTCCTACTACCCCGGAGATATCGGCATGGAGGCATGTACCAGCGTGCCGATGATCGGCGGCAGGACCGTCGAAGGCGGCCCGAGGGCCCGCATGATGCGGTTCAAGAGCTTCGGCGCAAAGGACTGCGGCGACTTCGACCCCAGAGGCGCGATGGCGATCAACATCGCCAGGGCGATGGAGATCCCAATAGCGCTCGCGAGGGCACGTGAACTGATCCAGCAGCTGGACACCACCAAGGAGACCTTAAAGAAGCCACCCGAGTCGGGCGGCGACGGCAAGACGCTGGGCGTCGGCGCCAACGAGGCACCGAGAGGAGTGAACGTCCACACCGCGAAGGTCAAGGATGGCAAGATCACTTACTACAATTGCCTGGTCGCAACGACCTGGAACATCCCGACCATCGGAAAAGCCACTGAAGGACAGCACTACAAGTGGGCAGAGTACGTCGTCAGGGCATACGACCCGTGCGTCTCGTGCGCTACCCACATGATCGTCGTCGACGAGGAGGGCAAGCTCGTAGACGAGGCCATGATATGA
- a CDS encoding formate/nitrite transporter family protein — protein MALKAPLDICKAASTAGCTKCSIWVDKLLLLGFLAGAYIAFGALLAEVVAGGLSNGTITLADGSISKLALPGGLVKFAAGAVFPVGLMLVVIAGSELFTGNCMFLPIGILNKEGSWTGLAINWIVVYIGNFIGSIFVAYFLAYKTGLFNTAPWAVWATSNIANAKCGLDFVTAFLRGIGCNWLVCLAVWLALSADDVIGKIFSCWFPIMAFVTIGFEHSVANMFFIPLGLFVANDPTIVAKAGLTPAMTSNLMGTQGWMNFLIGNLVPVTLGNIVGGAIFVSLIYWWVYLRSPLVKVKVGEPAKAAPASK, from the coding sequence ATGGCATTAAAAGCACCCTTAGACATTTGTAAGGCGGCTTCAACGGCCGGATGTACAAAATGTAGTATATGGGTAGACAAGCTATTGCTCTTAGGCTTCCTGGCGGGCGCATACATCGCCTTCGGAGCTCTATTAGCTGAGGTCGTCGCAGGAGGTCTCTCGAATGGTACCATCACATTGGCTGACGGTTCCATATCGAAGCTCGCCCTGCCGGGCGGTCTCGTGAAGTTCGCTGCTGGTGCGGTGTTCCCTGTGGGCCTGATGCTAGTCGTCATCGCAGGCTCGGAACTCTTCACCGGGAACTGCATGTTCTTACCTATAGGAATATTGAATAAAGAAGGATCGTGGACAGGGCTCGCGATCAACTGGATCGTTGTATATATCGGTAACTTTATCGGAAGTATTTTTGTCGCTTATTTCTTGGCATACAAGACCGGGCTCTTTAACACTGCACCGTGGGCAGTATGGGCGACCTCTAACATCGCCAACGCGAAATGCGGCCTGGACTTCGTGACAGCGTTCCTGCGAGGCATCGGTTGTAACTGGCTCGTTTGCCTTGCCGTCTGGCTGGCGCTGAGCGCGGACGATGTAATCGGCAAGATCTTCTCGTGCTGGTTCCCGATCATGGCTTTCGTTACCATCGGCTTCGAGCACAGCGTTGCTAACATGTTCTTCATCCCGCTGGGCTTATTCGTCGCCAACGACCCGACCATCGTCGCGAAGGCCGGCCTTACGCCTGCTATGACCAGCAACCTCATGGGAACCCAGGGCTGGATGAACTTCCTCATCGGCAACCTGGTACCGGTCACGCTGGGCAACATCGTGGGCGGCGCAATATTCGTAAGCCTGATCTACTGGTGGGTCTACCTCAGGAGCCCGCTCGTCAAGGTCAAGGTCGGCGAACCCGCGAAGGCTGCTCCGGCATCGAAGTAA
- a CDS encoding UDP-glucose dehydrogenase family protein: MRISIIGTGYVGTVTGACFASLGNDVICVDVDARRVESMNAGVPPIYEEGLEELLKAHAGKNLRATLDYDDAIAHSDISFICVPTPTDEGGKIDLRFVREASRSIGQRLKNKSSYHVVVVKSTVVPQTTQSVATPILEEASGKKAGVDFGVGMNPEFLREGKAVHDFMHPDRIVIGGDDPKAQAVIKSLYKGYKCPILEVDTKTAEMIKYVSNAFLATKISFSNEVGNICKRLGIDTYKVMEGVGLDARISPFFLNSGLGFGGSCFPKDVKALIGKAADVDYEPQLLKTVLLVNDHQPQMLLKLLKIHVPDLKDKRIAVLGLAFKNDTDDIRESRAIPVIGSLLAEGAQVVAYDPMASRHMKKVYPNIEYVKTADEALMDADACIVATEWAEFKKLDSFGNMRRPVVIDGRKMIDPKGKNIIYEGICW; encoded by the coding sequence ATGAGGATCAGCATCATTGGGACCGGCTACGTAGGCACGGTCACCGGCGCGTGTTTCGCCAGCCTGGGCAACGACGTCATCTGTGTGGACGTCGACGCCAGGCGTGTCGAGTCCATGAACGCGGGCGTTCCGCCCATCTACGAAGAGGGCCTGGAAGAGCTGTTAAAGGCCCATGCCGGTAAAAACCTGAGGGCGACCCTGGACTACGACGATGCCATCGCCCACTCCGATATTTCTTTCATCTGCGTCCCTACGCCGACCGACGAGGGCGGTAAGATCGACCTGCGCTTCGTCAGGGAGGCAAGCAGGAGCATCGGGCAGCGCCTGAAGAATAAGTCTTCTTATCATGTGGTCGTCGTAAAGAGCACCGTTGTGCCGCAGACCACCCAGTCCGTCGCCACTCCCATCCTGGAGGAAGCATCGGGAAAGAAGGCCGGCGTCGATTTCGGCGTGGGCATGAATCCCGAATTCTTAAGGGAAGGCAAAGCCGTTCATGACTTCATGCACCCGGACCGCATCGTCATCGGGGGCGACGACCCGAAGGCGCAGGCCGTCATAAAAAGCCTGTATAAAGGCTATAAGTGCCCGATCCTGGAGGTCGACACGAAGACGGCCGAGATGATCAAGTACGTGTCGAACGCTTTTCTCGCAACGAAGATCTCGTTCTCCAACGAGGTCGGCAACATCTGTAAGCGCCTCGGGATCGATACCTACAAGGTGATGGAGGGCGTTGGCCTGGATGCCCGCATATCGCCCTTCTTCCTCAACTCGGGCCTTGGGTTCGGCGGGAGCTGCTTCCCCAAGGATGTAAAGGCGCTCATCGGTAAAGCTGCGGATGTGGACTATGAGCCTCAATTGTTAAAGACCGTACTCCTGGTGAACGACCATCAGCCTCAGATGCTCCTGAAGCTGTTAAAGATACACGTACCCGACTTGAAGGATAAGCGTATTGCCGTGCTAGGCCTGGCGTTCAAGAACGATACGGACGACATCCGGGAATCCCGCGCCATACCTGTCATCGGGTCTCTGCTCGCTGAGGGCGCACAGGTGGTCGCATACGACCCCATGGCATCGAGGCATATGAAGAAGGTATACCCTAACATCGAGTACGTTAAAACGGCCGACGAGGCCCTTATGGATGCGGATGCATGCATCGTCGCCACAGAGTGGGCCGAGTTCAAGAAGCTCGACAGCTTCGGGAACATGAGGAGACCTGTTGTGATCGACGGCCGCAAGATGATCGACCCGAAGGGCAAGAACATCATCTACGAGGGCATCTGCTGGTAG
- the fdhF gene encoding formate dehydrogenase subunit alpha, translating into MDIKLVPTICPYCGCGCGLNYVVKDEKIVGVEPWKRHPLNEGKLCPKGNFSHEFIHRDDRLTTPLIKKDGKFVPATWDEAISLIASKFTEMKAKYGPETMACFASARSTNEENFVMQKFARVAIGTPNIDHCARLCHGTSVAGLAKTLGSGAMTNTITDIKDSKLVFIIGSNTLEDHPLVGRSVIRAKESGAKIIVCDPRFNMTAKQADIYVPFKSGTDVALFNAMMYTILSEGLENKEFIKNRTKGFDALKEEVMKCPPEWAEPITGVPADTIRKIARMYATSGASSILFAMGITQHATGTDNVVSVSNLALICGMIGRPGVGINPLRGQNNVQGACDMGCLPNVVSGYQAVINDELRKKYAGLWNVADLPNKVGLTIVETMNAADEGKVKGLYIMGENPMVSDPNVNHVKHALEKLEFLVVQDIFLTETAELASVVLPAAAGPEKQGTYTSTERRVQLLRPAVKPPGQAKADWEIICSIAKKMGVKGFDFNSAKEIFQEVAKVTPQYAGMSYERLEKPEALHWPCPAADHAGTPILHVPKFSHPDGLGILFGVPFKPPAEVPDAEYPLVLTTGRLLYHYHTGSMSRRSHTLDAEVPTGFLEINPEDAAKLGVKDGAKVKVKTRRGEIEINAKVTPNIIKNHVFVPFHFWECSANKLTIDALDPFAKMPELKVCSCKVEVVPVEKKPAGAAPAAPIKAAVKARGY; encoded by the coding sequence ATGGACATAAAACTAGTACCGACGATTTGCCCGTATTGTGGTTGTGGCTGCGGGCTGAATTACGTCGTTAAAGATGAAAAGATCGTTGGAGTCGAACCATGGAAGAGACACCCCCTTAACGAGGGCAAGCTTTGCCCCAAGGGTAACTTCTCACATGAGTTCATCCACCGTGATGACCGGTTAACCACGCCGCTCATCAAAAAGGACGGAAAGTTCGTCCCCGCTACCTGGGACGAAGCAATATCGCTCATCGCATCGAAGTTCACGGAAATGAAGGCCAAGTACGGCCCCGAGACGATGGCGTGCTTCGCCTCGGCGAGATCCACGAACGAAGAGAACTTCGTGATGCAAAAGTTCGCCCGTGTCGCGATCGGCACCCCGAACATCGACCACTGCGCCAGGCTGTGCCACGGCACGTCCGTCGCGGGACTGGCCAAGACGCTGGGCAGCGGCGCGATGACCAACACCATCACGGACATCAAGGACTCTAAGCTCGTTTTCATCATTGGCTCTAACACGCTCGAGGACCACCCGCTGGTGGGCCGCAGCGTCATCAGGGCAAAGGAGAGCGGCGCAAAGATCATCGTCTGCGACCCGAGGTTTAACATGACCGCGAAGCAGGCGGACATCTACGTGCCCTTCAAGAGCGGCACGGACGTGGCGCTGTTCAATGCCATGATGTACACCATCCTGTCGGAAGGCCTCGAGAACAAGGAATTCATCAAGAACAGGACAAAGGGCTTTGACGCTCTCAAGGAAGAGGTCATGAAGTGCCCGCCCGAATGGGCCGAGCCTATCACCGGAGTGCCCGCGGACACCATACGCAAGATCGCCAGGATGTACGCCACGAGCGGCGCGTCCTCGATCCTGTTCGCGATGGGCATCACGCAGCACGCGACCGGCACGGACAACGTCGTATCGGTATCGAACCTTGCGCTGATCTGCGGCATGATCGGAAGGCCGGGCGTGGGCATCAACCCGCTCAGGGGCCAGAACAACGTGCAGGGCGCCTGCGACATGGGCTGCCTGCCCAACGTCGTATCGGGCTACCAGGCTGTCATTAACGATGAGCTGCGCAAGAAGTACGCCGGCTTATGGAATGTCGCCGACCTGCCCAACAAGGTGGGCCTGACCATCGTCGAGACGATGAACGCCGCCGATGAGGGCAAGGTCAAGGGCCTCTACATCATGGGCGAGAACCCGATGGTATCGGACCCGAACGTGAACCACGTCAAGCACGCCCTCGAGAAGCTCGAGTTCCTGGTCGTACAGGATATATTCCTGACGGAGACCGCAGAGCTGGCCAGCGTCGTGCTGCCGGCCGCGGCAGGGCCCGAGAAGCAGGGCACCTACACGTCGACCGAGCGCCGCGTGCAGCTCCTCAGGCCGGCCGTAAAGCCGCCCGGACAGGCGAAGGCCGACTGGGAGATCATCTGCTCCATCGCTAAGAAGATGGGCGTAAAGGGCTTCGACTTCAACTCAGCAAAGGAAATATTCCAGGAAGTCGCAAAGGTCACCCCGCAGTACGCTGGAATGTCATACGAGCGGCTCGAGAAGCCCGAGGCGCTCCACTGGCCGTGCCCGGCGGCAGATCACGCCGGAACCCCGATCCTGCACGTGCCCAAGTTCAGCCACCCGGACGGGCTTGGTATCCTTTTCGGCGTGCCGTTCAAGCCGCCCGCGGAAGTCCCGGACGCAGAGTACCCGCTGGTGCTTACCACGGGCAGGTTGCTGTACCACTACCATACGGGCAGCATGAGCAGGCGTTCGCATACCCTCGATGCCGAGGTGCCCACCGGGTTCCTCGAGATCAACCCGGAGGACGCTGCAAAGCTCGGCGTCAAGGATGGCGCCAAGGTGAAGGTCAAGACCAGGCGTGGCGAGATCGAGATCAACGCCAAGGTAACCCCGAACATCATCAAGAACCACGTCTTCGTGCCGTTCCACTTCTGGGAATGCTCGGCGA
- a CDS encoding NifB/NifX family molybdenum-iron cluster-binding protein translates to MRFGIPVISPNGMASEVNDHFGMSEHFAILDVEGDNIVKMEFVSDSPELKAHKTPAALLAEQGVNIVLAGGIGPHMIKELLDAGLRIYRGAIGDLEQTFEDYKAGMLTEVRTLEE, encoded by the coding sequence ATGAGATTCGGCATCCCCGTCATATCGCCCAACGGCATGGCATCAGAAGTGAACGATCACTTCGGCATGAGCGAGCACTTCGCGATACTGGACGTAGAAGGCGACAATATCGTGAAGATGGAGTTCGTCTCCGACAGCCCGGAATTGAAGGCGCATAAGACTCCCGCCGCTCTTCTTGCAGAGCAGGGCGTGAACATAGTGCTGGCCGGCGGCATCGGGCCCCACATGATCAAGGAGCTCCTGGATGCCGGATTACGCATATACCGGGGCGCAATAGGCGACCTGGAGCAGACATTCGAGGATTACAAGGCGGGAATGCTGACCGAGGTACGCACCTTAGAAGAATAA
- the frhG gene encoding coenzyme F420 hydrogenase subunit gamma translates to MTKPKVAYVHLSGCTGCLVSLADTYEKLLDILGAVDMVYNLTLADARTLPEGKVDIAIVEGGVCLQDEESVHLIKETREKAGLVVAYGGCSATGNVLNFSRGGQWNQPQHESFVPINRLIKVDAYIPGCPPAPEVIYNFCIAAVTGDTEYLKPFMANEAGGYHCGCDLNTRVIENSLCMGCGTCAASCPTRAIEMVYGRPSFNNIRCIKCGACSFACPRTFLPVNKIKTLLV, encoded by the coding sequence GTGACTAAGCCAAAAGTTGCATACGTTCATTTAAGCGGCTGCACGGGATGTCTGGTATCTCTCGCGGACACCTATGAAAAGCTGCTTGATATCCTGGGCGCGGTGGACATGGTCTACAACCTGACCCTTGCCGACGCCAGGACCTTGCCCGAGGGTAAGGTCGACATAGCGATCGTCGAAGGAGGCGTCTGTCTCCAGGACGAGGAAAGCGTACACCTGATCAAGGAGACCAGGGAGAAGGCCGGACTAGTTGTCGCGTACGGCGGCTGCTCCGCGACCGGCAACGTGCTGAACTTCAGCCGTGGCGGCCAGTGGAACCAGCCCCAGCACGAGTCGTTCGTGCCCATCAACCGGCTCATCAAGGTCGACGCGTACATACCCGGCTGCCCGCCTGCTCCGGAAGTTATTTATAACTTCTGCATAGCGGCAGTGACCGGCGACACCGAATACCTCAAGCCGTTCATGGCCAACGAGGCCGGCGGCTACCACTGCGGCTGCGACCTGAACACCCGGGTCATCGAGAACTCGCTGTGCATGGGCTGTGGCACCTGCGCCGCCTCGTGCCCGACCAGGGCTATCGAGATGGTCTACGGAAGGCCGAGCTTCAACAACATCCGCTGCATCAAGTGCGGCGCCTGCTCGTTCGCCTGCCCGAGGACTTTCCTGCCGGTGAACAAGATCAAGACCCTGCTGGTGTGA
- the frhB gene encoding coenzyme F420 hydrogenase subunit beta, translating into MSFGTYKEVMALKAKDGKIGGVAQDGGVVTTLLCYALEKGVIDGALVAGKSETPWMPKPTIATTKEEIIAAAGTKYTISPVVSTIKDAAREYGLEKIAVVGTPCQIYAVQKMRLYGVGARHIPDKVAMTVGIFCTENFSYAGLRTVIEDHCKVPIESVTKMEIGKGKFWVKGAKDVSIPIKETHKYEQDGCHVCSDLTAEFADISTGSIGTPDGWSTTFARSTRGKDLLSKAIADGLFEKKSMDEFKSAPDAKIKSGLDLLGNLEKGKKDKAKKHFDERKALGLFVTPEILY; encoded by the coding sequence ATGTCATTCGGAACTTACAAGGAAGTCATGGCCCTCAAGGCCAAGGACGGAAAGATCGGCGGCGTCGCCCAGGATGGCGGCGTCGTGACCACGCTGCTCTGCTACGCGCTCGAGAAGGGCGTCATCGACGGCGCCCTCGTCGCCGGCAAGAGCGAGACCCCCTGGATGCCTAAGCCCACCATCGCGACGACCAAGGAAGAGATCATCGCGGCGGCAGGCACCAAGTACACCATCAGCCCGGTCGTGTCCACCATCAAGGACGCAGCCCGCGAGTACGGCCTCGAGAAGATCGCGGTCGTCGGCACCCCGTGCCAGATCTACGCGGTCCAGAAGATGAGGCTGTACGGCGTCGGCGCGAGACACATCCCCGACAAGGTAGCCATGACCGTAGGCATCTTCTGTACGGAGAACTTCTCTTATGCCGGCCTCAGGACCGTTATCGAGGACCACTGCAAAGTGCCCATCGAATCGGTCACCAAGATGGAGATCGGCAAGGGCAAGTTCTGGGTCAAGGGAGCCAAGGACGTGTCCATTCCCATCAAGGAGACCCACAAGTACGAGCAGGACGGCTGCCACGTTTGCTCCGACCTGACCGCCGAGTTCGCGGACATCTCCACGGGCTCTATCGGCACTCCCGACGGCTGGTCCACCACCTTCGCCCGCTCGACCAGGGGTAAGGACCTCCTGAGCAAGGCCATCGCAGACGGCCTGTTCGAGAAGAAGTCCATGGACGAGTTCAAGTCCGCTCCGGACGCCAAGATCAAGAGCGGCCTCGACCTCCTGGGCAACCTGGAAAAGGGCAAGAAGGACAAGGCAAAGAAGCATTTCGACGAGCGCAAGGCTCTCGGCCTCTTCGTAACCCCGGAAATCCTGTACTAA
- a CDS encoding NifB/NifX family molybdenum-iron cluster-binding protein has translation MKVAIPTNDEKGLNSQVAENYSKCKFFLLAEADGNKITHLEAMPNAVPDEARGVKGAIAFVLAGRGVQAAIVHKIPEKERLALVGNNIRIFLGASGTVRDAIGQYSDGRLTESSDCKKDGSCECC, from the coding sequence ATGAAGGTCGCCATCCCCACCAATGATGAAAAAGGGCTCAACTCACAGGTCGCGGAAAATTATTCGAAATGTAAGTTCTTCCTGCTAGCGGAAGCTGATGGTAATAAGATAACGCATCTCGAGGCCATGCCCAACGCTGTGCCCGACGAGGCCAGGGGCGTTAAGGGCGCCATCGCCTTCGTGCTGGCCGGCAGGGGCGTACAGGCCGCCATCGTCCACAAGATACCGGAGAAGGAGCGGCTGGCGCTCGTCGGCAACAACATCCGGATCTTCCTCGGGGCATCGGGCACCGTCAGGGATGCCATAGGGCAGTACAGCGACGGCAGGCTGACGGAAAGCTCCGACTGCAAGAAGGACGGGTCCTGCGAGTGCTGTTAG
- the frhD gene encoding coenzyme F420-reducing hydrogenase, FrhD protein, producing the protein MILEAETLVVGCGNVLFQDDGFGPRVAQEMSKLELPPGIRVIDGGTGAPHLIFTLLDETCKKLIILDCISWGAKPGTLRKFSVDELPKGKFIDAHNWTLSEPLHALKDKVSIVVIGCQPAKVSEPDIVWELTPEVERAVPEAIKMVLTELGIDYGNNGQSEEHVRGKAEGGA; encoded by the coding sequence ATGATCCTTGAGGCGGAAACCCTCGTAGTTGGCTGTGGAAACGTACTATTCCAGGACGACGGCTTCGGGCCGCGAGTAGCCCAGGAAATGTCAAAGTTAGAATTACCGCCTGGCATAAGGGTAATAGATGGAGGCACGGGAGCACCCCACCTCATCTTTACCCTGCTCGACGAGACCTGCAAGAAGCTGATCATACTGGACTGTATTAGCTGGGGAGCGAAACCCGGAACGCTCAGAAAGTTTTCCGTGGACGAGCTGCCCAAGGGAAAATTCATCGATGCCCACAACTGGACCCTTAGCGAGCCGTTACATGCTCTGAAGGATAAGGTCAGCATCGTGGTCATCGGCTGCCAGCCGGCGAAGGTTTCTGAACCGGACATCGTATGGGAGCTCACCCCAGAGGTGGAGCGCGCGGTGCCGGAAGCCATTAAGATGGTACTAACAGAACTAGGGATCGATTATGGGAATAATGGACAGTCTGAGGAGCATGTTCGGGGGAAAGCCGAAGGCGGCGCCTGA
- a CDS encoding DUF488 domain-containing protein — MTETIYTIGHSAYPIEEFIRMLKAYGIEEVVDIRTIPGSRHNPQFNEEALRVELSRHGIGYAWMKELGGLRHTTKTSVNTAWKNASFRGYADHMQTPGFARAIDRLIDTGKEKRVAIMCAEAVPWRCHRSLIGDALLARNVNVEDILSERSSKPHRLTPWAKVDGTKVTYPGPPENDIVVEKE; from the coding sequence ATGACGGAAACGATTTACACGATAGGCCATTCGGCCTATCCGATCGAAGAATTCATCCGAATGCTTAAGGCGTACGGGATCGAGGAGGTCGTCGATATACGCACGATCCCGGGGTCTCGCCATAACCCCCAGTTCAACGAAGAAGCTCTACGGGTAGAGTTAAGCAGGCATGGCATCGGATATGCCTGGATGAAAGAGCTTGGCGGGCTGCGGCATACGACGAAAACCTCCGTCAACACTGCGTGGAAGAACGCGTCATTTCGCGGCTATGCCGATCACATGCAGACCCCCGGGTTCGCCCGGGCGATAGACCGGCTGATCGATACTGGAAAGGAAAAACGGGTAGCCATCATGTGCGCGGAAGCCGTGCCATGGCGATGCCACAGGTCTTTGATAGGCGATGCCCTGCTGGCTCGGAATGTTAACGTGGAAGATATCCTGAGCGAGAGGTCCAGTAAACCTCACCGGCTTACGCCGTGGGCGAAGGTAGACGGTACTAAGGTCACGTATCCCGGGCCGCCCGAGAACGATATCGTTGTAGAAAAAGAATAG
- a CDS encoding LysE family transporter, with amino-acid sequence MFDVYHLASGILIGLSLAVPPGPVNAVIAAESVKKSYVNGIKVGLGALTADATFLVIALIGVAVLFDNDAVKMVVSLVGGLILAYMALGILKDFRSPLKESGKKDIKNYYLTGVAIGFTNPAAILWWITAGAVLIASTDIAGIAGFFIGVILWVTSFSMALHYAKSKARWIYPAVTLGSGLVLLFFGVMLVYNGLQLII; translated from the coding sequence ATGTTCGACGTGTACCACCTGGCCTCCGGCATTCTCATCGGGCTCTCGCTGGCCGTGCCCCCGGGCCCGGTCAATGCGGTCATCGCCGCGGAGTCCGTTAAGAAGTCCTACGTCAACGGCATCAAGGTGGGGCTGGGCGCGCTGACGGCGGACGCCACGTTCCTGGTCATAGCGCTCATCGGCGTGGCCGTCCTGTTCGACAACGATGCCGTGAAGATGGTCGTATCGCTGGTCGGAGGGCTGATCCTCGCCTACATGGCGCTCGGGATACTGAAAGACTTCAGGAGCCCCCTCAAAGAGAGCGGAAAGAAGGACATCAAGAATTATTATTTGACGGGCGTGGCCATAGGCTTCACGAACCCGGCGGCCATCCTGTGGTGGATCACTGCCGGCGCGGTCCTGATCGCCAGCACGGACATCGCCGGCATCGCGGGCTTCTTCATCGGCGTGATCCTCTGGGTCACCTCGTTCTCGATGGCGCTGCATTATGCAAAGTCTAAGGCCCGGTGGATCTATCCCGCGGTCACCCTCGGGAGCGGGCTAGTGCTGCTGTTCTTCGGCGTGATGCTGGTCTATAACGGCCTGCAGCTCATAATATAA
- a CDS encoding DNA-3-methyladenine glycosylase family protein, which yields MARLNIPLPAAFPFRLDLTVWALRRRKSNIIDRWDGRRYTRILLFKNAPVRISIVQDSPEKAPELSMSLEGDKESADRAREPMIRLVKEMLGLDLDLRPFYALTKNDVVIGGLVRQFCGVKPPRFPTIFEALLNAIACQQVSLDVGIILLDRLAERYGRAFDDEAAFPAPEGLASIPVEEIKKLGFSYQKARAIKELAAAIASGNASLERVYRMSDQEAIKYLSTLRGIGRWSAEYVLLRGLGRLDSFPADDIGARNNLQRLFHLDHKPGYGEIKELTSRWHPYEGLVYFHLLLNKLQLNGII from the coding sequence ATGGCCCGCCTGAATATTCCGCTCCCCGCCGCTTTCCCGTTCCGACTGGATTTGACCGTTTGGGCGCTCCGCAGGAGGAAGAGCAATATTATCGACCGGTGGGATGGTCGTCGATACACGCGCATCTTACTCTTTAAAAACGCCCCTGTCAGGATATCCATCGTCCAGGATAGTCCCGAGAAGGCTCCCGAACTGAGCATGTCCTTAGAGGGTGACAAGGAGAGCGCTGATCGGGCAAGGGAGCCTATGATCCGACTCGTAAAAGAGATGCTGGGGCTTGACTTAGACCTGCGCCCATTTTATGCGCTTACGAAGAACGACGTTGTCATCGGCGGGCTGGTCCGGCAGTTCTGCGGTGTTAAGCCGCCCCGTTTTCCCACCATCTTCGAGGCGCTACTTAACGCGATCGCCTGCCAGCAAGTGAGCCTGGACGTCGGTATCATCCTGCTTGACCGGCTGGCGGAGAGATATGGCCGGGCGTTCGATGACGAGGCTGCGTTCCCGGCGCCGGAAGGCCTGGCAAGTATCCCGGTAGAAGAAATAAAAAAGCTTGGTTTCAGCTACCAGAAGGCTAGAGCCATTAAAGAGCTGGCTGCGGCCATCGCAAGCGGCAATGCAAGCCTTGAAAGGGTTTACCGGATGTCCGATCAGGAAGCAATAAAATATCTATCAACACTCCGGGGGATCGGGCGCTGGTCAGCTGAATACGTGCTCTTGCGTGGCCTGGGAAGGCTCGACTCATTTCCAGCCGATGACATTGGTGCCCGGAATAATCTCCAGAGGCTGTTTCACCTGGACCATAAGCCCGGCTATGGAGAGATCAAAGAATTAACCTCGCGATGGCATCCATATGAAGGGCTCGTATACTTCCATTTATTGCTTAATAAATTACAATTGAACGGTATCATATGA